Proteins encoded together in one Gemmatimonadetes bacterium T265 window:
- a CDS encoding peptidase M16 — protein MTLLTARGAPAEADAPPRRTTLPNGLTVLSAPVPRVRSVAFGAFVRAGSLHEPRAKMGVAHLLEHMVFKGTPTRTARQLSLDVETLGGSLDAYTTREYTSYQARLLAEDLGVAADVIGDLVFRPLLRDEDLALERNVILEEIGTMEDTPDDLVFELHNALLWGDHPHGYSILGTRETVSAVATADLRALHARAYHPAQIVVAAAGNVEHEQLVDALLATGWGDVAAGDATPLATEAPRAAPPTYRHVANKELAQTHVVFGAPGVSHADPRRDALALVSTVLGGGMSSRLFQTVREELGLAYAVHTTQSIHADAGTHGVYLASAPKTARKAADAVRREYARLHAEGLPDAELDAAKRQLRGQVLLGADSVTNAMYRAAETVLFDEPYRTLDEVVARIDAVTPDDVRALCADLYDPERQTVLSLGPKPVG, from the coding sequence GTGACGCTCCTGACGGCACGGGGCGCGCCGGCCGAGGCCGACGCGCCGCCGCGCCGCACGACGCTGCCTAACGGACTGACCGTGCTCTCGGCCCCCGTGCCGAGGGTGCGGTCGGTTGCGTTCGGGGCGTTCGTGCGCGCGGGATCGCTGCACGAGCCCCGCGCCAAGATGGGCGTCGCGCACCTCCTCGAACACATGGTGTTCAAGGGGACGCCGACGCGCACGGCGCGGCAGCTCTCGCTCGACGTCGAGACGTTGGGCGGCTCGCTCGACGCGTACACCACGCGCGAGTACACCTCGTACCAGGCGCGGCTGCTCGCGGAGGACCTCGGCGTCGCGGCCGACGTGATCGGCGACCTCGTGTTCCGCCCGCTCCTGCGCGACGAGGACCTCGCGTTGGAGCGGAACGTCATCCTCGAGGAGATCGGGACGATGGAGGACACGCCCGACGACCTCGTCTTCGAGTTGCACAACGCGCTGCTCTGGGGCGACCACCCGCACGGGTACTCGATCCTCGGCACGCGCGAAACGGTTTCGGCGGTCGCGACCGCCGACTTGCGCGCGTTGCACGCGCGGGCGTACCACCCCGCGCAGATCGTCGTCGCCGCGGCGGGCAACGTGGAGCACGAGCAACTCGTCGACGCGCTGCTCGCGACCGGGTGGGGCGACGTCGCGGCCGGCGACGCGACGCCGCTTGCGACGGAGGCGCCGCGCGCTGCGCCGCCGACGTACCGACACGTGGCGAACAAGGAGCTCGCGCAGACACACGTCGTGTTCGGCGCGCCCGGCGTGTCGCACGCGGACCCGCGCCGCGACGCGCTCGCACTCGTGAGCACCGTGCTCGGCGGCGGCATGAGCTCGCGGCTGTTTCAGACGGTGCGCGAGGAGCTCGGGCTGGCGTACGCCGTACACACGACGCAGTCGATTCACGCGGACGCGGGCACGCACGGCGTCTACCTCGCGAGCGCGCCGAAGACGGCCCGCAAGGCGGCCGACGCGGTGCGCCGCGAGTACGCGCGCCTGCACGCGGAGGGGCTGCCGGACGCAGAGCTCGACGCGGCCAAGCGTCAACTGCGTGGCCAGGTCCTGCTCGGCGCCGACAGCGTGACGAACGCGATGTACCGTGCGGCCGAGACGGTGCTCTTCGACGAGCCGTACCGCACGCTGGATGAGGTCGTCGCCCGCATCGACGCGGTCACGCCGGACGACGTGCGGGCGCTCTGCGCGGACCTCTACGATCCCGAACGGCAGACCGTGCTCAGCCTCGGCCCGAAGCCGGTCGGGTGA
- a CDS encoding alanine dehydrogenase: MLIGVPKEIKTNENRVALVPAGVEALVSAGHDVLIETGAGEGSSFADDAYTSVGGRIAPDADAVWGEAEMIMKVKEPIEPEWRRIQRGQVLFTYFHFAADERLTRAHLDSGATCVAYETVELPNRELPLLTPMSEVAGRMAVQEGAKYLEKLYGGRGVLLGGVPGVAPAKVVILGGGIVGINAAKMAAGLGAKVIVLDINLDRLRYLSDVMPANVQLIYSNRQNVLESIATADLVVGAVLIPGAKAPKLVRRPDLSAMRPGAVIVDVAIDQGGCIETMHPTTHENPTYVVDGIIHYAVANMPGGVPRTSTLALTNATLPYALQLANKGWRRALRDNAALRKGLNVADGHVTYAAVAEAFGLEYTPADDVLALEPAGV; the protein is encoded by the coding sequence ATGCTGATCGGCGTCCCGAAAGAGATCAAGACCAACGAAAACCGCGTCGCCCTCGTCCCGGCGGGGGTCGAGGCACTCGTCAGCGCGGGTCACGACGTACTGATCGAGACCGGCGCGGGAGAGGGGAGCAGCTTCGCCGACGACGCGTACACGAGCGTCGGCGGCCGCATCGCGCCGGACGCGGACGCGGTTTGGGGTGAGGCCGAGATGATCATGAAGGTGAAGGAACCCATCGAGCCGGAGTGGCGGCGCATCCAGCGCGGTCAGGTGCTCTTCACCTACTTCCATTTCGCGGCGGACGAGCGCCTCACGCGCGCGCACCTCGACAGCGGCGCGACGTGCGTCGCGTACGAGACAGTCGAGCTGCCCAACCGCGAGCTGCCCCTGCTCACGCCGATGTCGGAGGTGGCCGGCCGCATGGCCGTGCAGGAGGGCGCGAAGTACCTCGAAAAGCTCTACGGCGGGCGCGGCGTCCTCCTCGGCGGCGTTCCCGGAGTCGCGCCAGCCAAGGTTGTCATCCTCGGTGGGGGAATCGTCGGGATCAACGCCGCGAAGATGGCCGCCGGACTCGGCGCGAAGGTGATCGTCCTCGACATCAACCTCGACCGGCTGCGGTATCTGTCCGACGTCATGCCGGCGAACGTGCAGCTCATCTACTCGAACCGGCAGAACGTGCTCGAGTCGATCGCGACCGCGGACCTCGTCGTCGGTGCCGTGCTGATTCCGGGTGCGAAGGCGCCGAAGCTCGTGCGCCGGCCCGACCTGTCGGCGATGCGGCCCGGTGCCGTGATCGTCGACGTCGCAATCGACCAGGGCGGATGCATCGAGACGATGCACCCGACGACGCACGAGAACCCGACCTACGTGGTCGACGGCATCATTCACTACGCCGTGGCGAACATGCCGGGTGGCGTGCCGCGCACCTCGACGCTCGCGCTCACGAACGCGACGCTGCCGTACGCGCTCCAACTCGCAAACAAGGGGTGGCGCCGCGCGCTGCGGGACAACGCGGCACTCCGGAAGGGGCTCAACGTCGCCGACGGTCACGTGACGTACGCCGCGGTCGCCGAGGCGTTCGGGCTGGAATACACGCCCGCCGACGACGTGCTCGCGCTGGAGCCGGCCGGGGTCTGA
- the mreB-1 gene encoding rod shape-determining protein produces the protein MRWPFSKSGSLFPANDIAVDLGTANTLVYVRGEGIVLNEPSVVAIDRDSKRMRGVGLEAKRMLGRTPEGIIAVRPLKDGVIADFDVTEKMLRYFLTLVIEKHVFKVKPRVIVCVPSGITEVEKRAVRDSAIGAGAKEVFMVSEPMAAAIGVGLPVESPTGNMVIDIGGGTTEIAVIALSGIVSDTSIRTGGDELDVAVVQFMRKNYNLLIGEPTAEQIKIHIGSAYPTGDEREMDVKGRDLVSGIPKTVRVHSAEIREAIQEPIQQIVDAVRRALEITPPELASDIVDRGIVMTGGGALIRGLDVMLSQETGLPIHVDGDPLTCVVRGTGRILDDPDKYWSVLTT, from the coding sequence ATGCGCTGGCCTTTTTCGAAGTCCGGGTCGCTCTTTCCCGCAAACGACATCGCCGTCGACCTCGGCACCGCCAACACGCTCGTCTACGTGCGCGGCGAGGGGATCGTGCTCAACGAACCGTCGGTCGTTGCGATCGACCGCGACTCGAAGCGGATGCGCGGGGTCGGGCTCGAGGCGAAGCGCATGCTGGGCCGCACACCCGAGGGAATCATCGCGGTACGTCCGCTGAAGGACGGCGTGATCGCCGACTTCGACGTGACCGAGAAGATGCTCCGCTACTTCCTCACGCTCGTGATCGAGAAGCACGTCTTCAAGGTGAAGCCGCGTGTGATCGTGTGCGTTCCGTCCGGAATCACGGAGGTCGAGAAGCGCGCGGTCCGCGACTCGGCGATCGGCGCCGGCGCGAAGGAAGTGTTCATGGTCTCCGAGCCGATGGCGGCGGCGATCGGCGTCGGGCTGCCCGTCGAGAGCCCGACCGGGAACATGGTGATCGACATCGGCGGCGGGACGACCGAGATCGCGGTGATCGCGCTCTCCGGCATCGTGAGCGACACGTCGATCCGCACCGGGGGCGACGAGCTGGACGTCGCGGTCGTGCAGTTCATGCGCAAGAACTACAACCTGCTGATCGGCGAGCCGACGGCGGAGCAGATCAAGATCCATATCGGATCGGCGTACCCGACGGGTGACGAGCGCGAGATGGACGTCAAGGGCCGCGACCTCGTGTCGGGGATCCCGAAGACGGTTCGCGTCCACTCGGCGGAGATTCGCGAGGCGATCCAGGAGCCGATTCAGCAGATCGTCGACGCGGTCCGCCGAGCGCTTGAGATTACGCCGCCGGAGCTTGCCTCCGACATCGTCGACCGCGGGATCGTGATGACCGGCGGGGGCGCGTTGATTCGGGGGCTCGACGTGATGCTGAGTCAGGAGACCGGGCTGCCGATCCACGTCGACGGCGATCCGCTCACCTGCGTGGTTCGCGGGACCGGGCGAATCCTCGACGACCCGGATAAGTATTGGTCGGTGCTCACCACCTGA
- a CDS encoding penicillin-binding protein 2 has protein sequence MSFLTSDVVRRARAARMVILLAFLFLGAGFYRAQVLRHTEYVTQSEENRLREIPLPAARGIIYDRNGKVIAENLPGYTVSILAPSADSLRSALRRLQEIVNDSTRGIIPLSDDDIEIAVKRFNRAPNRPAVVLADALFQPVSILEEHRSEFPGLIIQSTPKRWYPDAAAVAPFVGYTGEISEAELANPSFDGYKAGMRVGKRGLEEQYESTLRGREGYRFVEVDARGRVVREAGAREDQAPVPGPDLQTNIDLDLQRFVMRYFADSLQGAVVALDPKTGGVLALYSGPSYDPNRFTGGIPRSYWDSLNTNPKRPLYNKAVQGRYPPASTFKLATAVLGLQSGVVKLTDHMPQPCTGGFTFGRYWRCWNKHGHGDLTLERAIETSCDVYFYQLGLKIGLRNLVAGGVSLKFGDRSGIDLPSETKPEFPYALDYYKRKFPRGFVPASEALNVAIGQGSDAQTVVNMAKFYTALANDGVMVQPSVARRVTPRQRVFQLASADMEGVRNALAGVLERGTARSAQLQGVAIAGKTGTAQNPPNPDHAWFVGFAPADDPKIVVAVFLEYGLHGDHAARVASKVIEAYLKKPMIASDAVVQGE, from the coding sequence GTGAGTTTCCTCACCAGCGACGTCGTCCGGCGCGCCCGCGCGGCGCGCATGGTCATCTTGCTCGCGTTCTTGTTCCTCGGCGCGGGGTTTTACCGCGCGCAGGTGCTGCGGCACACTGAGTACGTGACGCAGTCCGAGGAGAACCGCCTGCGCGAGATCCCGCTGCCCGCGGCGCGGGGGATCATCTACGACCGCAACGGGAAGGTGATCGCCGAAAATCTCCCCGGGTACACGGTCTCGATCCTCGCGCCGAGTGCCGATTCGCTGCGTTCCGCGCTGCGCCGGCTACAAGAAATCGTCAACGACAGCACGCGGGGAATCATCCCGCTCAGCGACGACGACATCGAGATCGCGGTGAAACGCTTCAACCGCGCGCCGAACCGTCCGGCGGTCGTTCTCGCCGACGCCCTGTTCCAGCCGGTGTCGATCCTTGAGGAACACCGCAGCGAGTTCCCGGGCCTCATCATCCAGAGCACGCCGAAGCGGTGGTACCCGGACGCGGCGGCGGTCGCGCCGTTCGTCGGCTACACGGGCGAGATCTCGGAGGCCGAGCTCGCGAACCCGAGCTTCGACGGTTACAAGGCCGGGATGCGGGTCGGGAAGCGGGGGCTCGAGGAGCAGTACGAGTCGACGCTGCGGGGCCGCGAGGGCTACCGTTTCGTCGAGGTCGACGCGCGCGGCCGCGTCGTGCGCGAGGCGGGGGCGCGCGAGGACCAGGCGCCGGTGCCCGGCCCCGACCTGCAGACGAACATCGACCTCGACCTGCAGCGGTTCGTGATGCGCTACTTCGCGGACTCGCTGCAAGGCGCCGTCGTCGCCCTCGACCCGAAGACGGGCGGCGTGCTCGCCCTCTACTCGGGGCCGAGCTACGACCCGAACCGGTTCACCGGCGGGATCCCGCGCAGCTACTGGGACTCGCTCAACACGAACCCGAAGCGCCCGCTCTACAACAAGGCGGTGCAGGGCCGCTACCCGCCGGCGTCGACGTTCAAGCTCGCGACGGCGGTGCTCGGCCTCCAGAGCGGAGTCGTGAAGCTGACGGACCACATGCCGCAGCCGTGCACGGGTGGGTTCACGTTCGGGCGGTACTGGCGGTGCTGGAACAAGCACGGCCACGGCGACCTCACGCTCGAGCGGGCGATCGAAACGTCCTGCGACGTCTATTTTTATCAACTCGGACTCAAAATCGGCTTGCGGAACCTCGTCGCGGGCGGCGTGTCGCTGAAGTTCGGCGACCGGAGCGGCATCGACCTGCCGAGCGAGACGAAGCCCGAGTTCCCGTACGCGCTGGATTATTACAAGCGCAAGTTCCCGCGCGGCTTCGTGCCCGCGTCGGAGGCGCTGAACGTTGCGATCGGGCAGGGGTCGGACGCGCAGACGGTCGTGAACATGGCGAAGTTCTACACCGCGCTCGCGAACGACGGCGTGATGGTGCAGCCGTCGGTCGCGCGGCGCGTGACGCCGCGGCAGCGCGTGTTCCAGCTCGCGAGCGCCGACATGGAAGGGGTGCGGAACGCGCTCGCCGGCGTGCTCGAACGCGGCACCGCGCGCAGCGCGCAGCTGCAGGGCGTCGCGATCGCCGGGAAGACCGGCACCGCGCAGAACCCGCCCAACCCCGACCACGCGTGGTTCGTCGGCTTCGCGCCGGCGGACGACCCGAAGATCGTCGTCGCGGTGTTCCTCGAGTACGGGCTGCACGGCGATCACGCGGCGCGCGTCGCGAGCAAGGTGATCGAGGCGTACCTGAAAAAGCCGATGATCGCTTCCGACGCCGTGGTGCAGGGCGAATGA
- the rodA gene encoding rod shape-determining protein RodA, producing the protein MTARPGGLTARRGISDWTFVSLGILLSLYGIAMVYSAGQTDVPIAVVAGAWKRQLIWFALSLPAAYLVSRASMRLIEWLSWPAYLFGLFLLAVTLVFGSGAGTAASVKGWLTIGGVRLGQPSELAKPLTVLLLARLLTQRREDPKWILDLWRPLLAVGVPWMLIMLQPDLGSGLAFIGILFAMLFWAGVPWPMIVLLASPGVSLVLSFNVALWGAWFFLLLALVFYYKPYLLEGVALMVLNIGTGLASQPFWDKLKPYQQKRLMVFLDPQNDPRASGYHVIQSQVAIGSGGWVGKGWTQGTQKRLAFLPAQHTDFIWAVVGEELGFLGVTIGLALFLALLMRGTRIAARATDPFASLAAFGLVSIWFVHILVNVGMTLNLMPITGIPLPFFSYGGSSLLISWIMIGLLVRIASEGRGRTDAVTL; encoded by the coding sequence ATGACCGCCCGTCCGGGCGGGCTGACCGCGCGCCGCGGGATCTCGGACTGGACGTTCGTCAGCCTCGGCATCCTGCTGTCGCTCTACGGCATCGCGATGGTCTACTCGGCCGGGCAGACCGACGTGCCGATCGCGGTCGTGGCGGGCGCGTGGAAGCGGCAGCTGATCTGGTTCGCGCTCTCGCTCCCCGCCGCCTACCTGGTGAGCCGCGCGAGCATGCGCCTCATCGAGTGGCTGTCGTGGCCCGCGTACCTGTTCGGGCTCTTTCTGCTCGCGGTCACGCTCGTCTTCGGGTCGGGCGCGGGGACGGCCGCGAGCGTGAAGGGATGGCTCACGATCGGCGGGGTGCGGCTCGGGCAGCCGTCGGAGCTCGCCAAGCCGCTGACGGTGCTGCTGCTCGCGCGGCTGCTGACGCAGCGCCGCGAGGACCCGAAGTGGATCCTCGACCTCTGGCGCCCGCTGCTCGCGGTGGGTGTGCCGTGGATGCTCATCATGCTGCAGCCGGATCTCGGGTCCGGGCTCGCGTTCATCGGGATCCTCTTCGCGATGCTCTTCTGGGCGGGCGTGCCGTGGCCGATGATCGTGCTGCTCGCGAGTCCGGGCGTCAGCCTCGTCCTGTCGTTCAACGTCGCGCTGTGGGGGGCGTGGTTCTTCCTGCTCCTCGCGCTCGTCTTCTACTACAAACCGTACCTGCTGGAAGGCGTCGCGCTGATGGTCCTCAACATCGGGACCGGGCTCGCGTCGCAGCCCTTCTGGGACAAGCTCAAGCCGTACCAGCAAAAGCGGCTGATGGTCTTCCTCGACCCGCAGAACGACCCGCGGGCGTCCGGCTATCACGTGATCCAGTCCCAGGTCGCGATCGGTTCGGGCGGGTGGGTCGGCAAGGGGTGGACGCAGGGCACGCAGAAGCGGCTCGCCTTCCTGCCCGCGCAACACACGGACTTCATCTGGGCCGTCGTCGGCGAGGAACTGGGCTTTCTCGGCGTGACGATCGGCCTGGCACTCTTCCTCGCGCTACTCATGCGCGGCACGCGCATCGCGGCGCGCGCGACCGACCCGTTCGCGTCGCTCGCCGCGTTCGGCCTCGTCTCGATCTGGTTCGTGCACATCCTCGTGAACGTCGGGATGACGCTCAACCTGATGCCGATCACCGGCATCCCGCTGCCCTTCTTCAGCTACGGCGGGTCGTCGCTGCTCATCAGTTGGATCATGATCGGGCTGCTCGTGCGCATCGCGAGCGAGGGCCGCGGCCGCACCGACGCCGTGACCCTGTAA
- the accD gene encoding acetyl-coenzyme A carboxylase carboxyl transferase subunit beta yields MAWFRKEKKPRLPQRERLEIPPDAWEKCEACGHTDLREKFVRNLNVCPNCDYHRRIRAVDYCNILLDDGWSETETSLRSADPLGFPEYQARLAKAQAKVGESDAILTATGTVGDIPVNLGVMDFAFMGGSMGSVVGEKIARAGQRALEKKQPFIIVSTSGGARMQEGVLSLMQMAKAAAVLSQLSERRIPYVSLLTNPTTGGVSASYAMLGDLILAEPGAVIGFAGPRVIKQTLGQDLPEGFQTAEFLLEHGMLDAVVHRRQLKGTVGQMLRHMTGKPAAAGYAAD; encoded by the coding sequence ATGGCCTGGTTCCGGAAAGAGAAGAAGCCGCGGCTTCCGCAGCGCGAGCGGCTCGAGATCCCGCCCGACGCGTGGGAGAAGTGCGAGGCGTGCGGGCACACGGACCTGCGCGAGAAGTTCGTGCGCAACCTGAACGTGTGCCCCAACTGCGACTACCACCGCCGCATCCGCGCGGTCGACTACTGCAACATCCTGCTCGACGACGGCTGGTCGGAGACCGAGACGTCCCTGCGCTCGGCCGACCCGCTCGGCTTCCCGGAGTACCAGGCGCGCCTGGCGAAGGCGCAGGCGAAAGTCGGGGAGTCGGACGCGATCCTCACCGCCACGGGCACGGTCGGGGACATACCGGTGAACCTGGGCGTGATGGACTTCGCGTTCATGGGCGGGTCGATGGGGTCGGTCGTCGGCGAAAAGATCGCGCGCGCGGGCCAGCGCGCGCTCGAGAAGAAGCAGCCGTTCATCATCGTTTCGACGTCGGGCGGCGCGCGCATGCAGGAGGGCGTGCTTTCGCTCATGCAGATGGCGAAGGCCGCCGCGGTGTTGTCGCAGCTCTCGGAGCGGCGTATTCCGTACGTCTCGCTGCTGACGAACCCGACGACCGGGGGCGTGAGCGCGAGCTACGCGATGTTAGGCGACCTGATCCTCGCCGAGCCGGGCGCGGTGATCGGGTTCGCGGGGCCGCGCGTCATCAAGCAGACGCTCGGACAGGACCTGCCCGAAGGCTTCCAAACCGCGGAGTTCCTGCTCGAGCACGGGATGCTCGACGCGGTCGTGCACCGGCGTCAGCTCAAGGGCACGGTCGGGCAGATGTTGCGGCACATGACCGGCAAGCCCGCCGCGGCGGGCTACGCGGCCGACTGA
- a CDS encoding dihydrofolate synthase yields the protein MLAELGDPHRAYPVFHVAGTNGKGSTVAILTALLRARGLTVGTYTSPHLVDFRERVVVDGRAIAPEAVLAFLGRVDDVSRVLGATFFEVTTALAFDHFARARVGVAVIETGLGGRLDATNVVDPVVAGVTEIGLDHTELLGSTIPEIAREKAGIYKPGRAAVVGAWDAVARETLVAHARAVGASPVRVVADEFEISHVAVAPGGTRFRLASAEGARSLNVGLAGAFQPRNVATALAMLDAAGPRYAAAARDVNAVLGHVRLAGRAQRHGRWLFDVAHNPDGARALRGTLEALSAADDAPRRPITALVGVLADKDWRGVLDALAPAVDAFVLTTPPTAPAGRVWDLSAVAAHAAARGYVAAVEPDFDAALASVDARAGTAVVTGSFHTVGDAMARLQVDPLGG from the coding sequence TTGCTCGCCGAACTCGGCGACCCGCACCGCGCGTATCCCGTCTTTCACGTCGCGGGCACCAATGGGAAGGGGAGCACGGTCGCGATTCTGACCGCATTGCTCCGCGCGCGCGGCCTTACGGTGGGCACGTACACGTCGCCGCACCTGGTCGACTTCCGGGAGCGTGTGGTCGTGGACGGGCGGGCGATCGCGCCGGAGGCCGTGCTCGCGTTTCTCGGCCGCGTGGACGACGTCTCGCGCGTGCTCGGCGCGACGTTCTTCGAGGTCACCACCGCGCTCGCGTTCGATCACTTCGCGCGCGCGCGCGTCGGCGTTGCGGTGATCGAGACCGGGCTCGGCGGACGGCTCGACGCGACCAACGTGGTCGATCCCGTGGTCGCCGGCGTGACCGAGATCGGGCTCGACCACACCGAGCTCCTCGGGTCGACGATCCCCGAGATCGCCCGTGAGAAGGCCGGGATATACAAACCCGGACGCGCCGCGGTCGTCGGGGCGTGGGACGCGGTCGCGCGCGAGACGCTCGTCGCGCACGCGCGCGCGGTCGGCGCCTCGCCGGTGCGCGTCGTTGCGGACGAGTTCGAGATCTCGCACGTCGCCGTCGCTCCCGGCGGGACGCGATTTCGCCTCGCCTCTGCGGAGGGCGCGCGGAGCCTGAACGTGGGACTCGCCGGCGCGTTTCAACCGCGGAACGTCGCGACGGCGCTGGCGATGCTGGACGCGGCCGGGCCGCGGTACGCCGCCGCGGCGCGCGACGTGAACGCGGTGCTCGGGCACGTGCGGCTCGCCGGGCGGGCGCAGCGGCACGGGCGGTGGCTGTTCGACGTCGCGCACAACCCCGACGGCGCGCGCGCGCTGCGCGGCACGCTCGAGGCGCTGTCGGCAGCTGACGACGCGCCGCGGCGGCCGATCACGGCGCTCGTCGGCGTGCTCGCGGACAAGGACTGGCGCGGCGTGCTCGACGCGCTCGCGCCGGCGGTGGACGCGTTCGTGCTCACGACGCCGCCGACGGCGCCGGCGGGTCGCGTGTGGGACCTTTCCGCGGTCGCGGCGCACGCGGCCGCGCGCGGGTACGTCGCGGCGGTCGAGCCCGACTTCGACGCGGCGCTCGCGTCCGTCGACGCACGCGCGGGTACGGCCGTCGTCACCGGCTCGTTCCACACGGTCGGCGACGCCATGGCGCGCTTGCAGGTCGATCCGCTCGGCGGGTAG
- a CDS encoding histidine--tRNA ligase, with translation MSAKPLPGFRDFYPQEFAERAYIFRVWREVAARYGFVEYDGPPLEPLDLYTRKSGDEIVGQLYNFVDKGGRDVSLRPEMTPTFARLVGAKANALRKPVRWFSIPQLFRYERQQRGRLREHFQLNVDLVGEADVAADAELLAVAVDILRAFGLGAADVRARVSDRRLLAALLLRVGLTDDQLPAAYAAVDKVEREPREALVARLAGRGVAAEVAERALALARVTTVDALRAEHGGDPAVAEALDRFARYVDYCGALGVGEWLSLDLSIVRGLAYYTGIVFELFDARGEFRAICGGGRYDALLGALGGADLPALGFGMGDVVLGELLRDRKLMPGQEPSLDYWVEVDPAAGDGERRAMAIATRLRAHGARVEYPLRAQAVGKQKRAAFHAGARRIVRALPADGSGDEYEIEVLADGARTRVRGDGWMAERDADGHDTPN, from the coding sequence ATGTCCGCCAAGCCGCTCCCGGGATTTCGCGACTTCTACCCCCAGGAGTTCGCTGAGCGCGCGTACATCTTCCGCGTCTGGCGTGAGGTCGCGGCGCGGTATGGATTCGTCGAGTACGACGGGCCGCCGCTGGAGCCGCTCGACCTGTACACGCGCAAGAGCGGCGACGAGATCGTCGGGCAGCTCTACAACTTCGTGGACAAGGGCGGGCGCGACGTCTCGCTCCGTCCGGAGATGACGCCGACGTTCGCGCGCCTCGTGGGCGCGAAGGCGAACGCGCTGCGCAAGCCGGTGCGCTGGTTCTCGATCCCGCAGCTCTTCCGGTACGAACGCCAGCAGCGCGGCCGCCTGCGCGAGCACTTCCAGCTCAACGTCGACCTCGTGGGCGAGGCCGACGTCGCGGCCGACGCGGAGCTGCTCGCGGTGGCGGTCGACATCCTGCGCGCGTTCGGGCTCGGCGCGGCGGACGTGCGCGCGCGCGTGAGCGACCGGCGGCTCCTGGCGGCGCTGCTCCTCCGTGTCGGCCTAACCGATGACCAGTTGCCGGCCGCGTACGCCGCCGTCGACAAGGTCGAGCGCGAGCCGCGGGAGGCGTTGGTCGCGCGGCTCGCCGGCCGGGGCGTCGCGGCGGAGGTCGCCGAGCGCGCGCTGGCGCTCGCGCGGGTGACGACCGTGGACGCGTTGCGCGCGGAGCACGGGGGCGATCCGGCGGTCGCCGAGGCGCTCGACCGGTTCGCGCGGTACGTCGACTACTGCGGCGCGCTCGGCGTCGGCGAGTGGCTCTCGCTCGACCTGTCGATCGTGCGCGGGCTCGCGTACTACACCGGGATCGTCTTCGAGCTGTTCGACGCGCGGGGCGAGTTCCGCGCGATCTGCGGCGGCGGCCGGTACGACGCGCTGTTAGGCGCGCTCGGCGGCGCGGACCTGCCGGCGCTCGGCTTCGGGATGGGAGACGTCGTCCTCGGCGAGCTGTTGCGCGACCGCAAGCTCATGCCCGGCCAGGAGCCTTCACTCGATTACTGGGTCGAGGTCGATCCCGCGGCGGGGGACGGCGAGCGGCGCGCGATGGCGATCGCGACGCGGCTGCGCGCCCACGGCGCGCGCGTCGAGTACCCGCTGCGCGCGCAGGCGGTCGGCAAGCAAAAGCGGGCCGCGTTCCACGCCGGCGCGCGCCGGATCGTGCGCGCGCTCCCCGCGGACGGTTCCGGCGACGAATACGAGATCGAGGTCCTGGCCGACGGCGCGCGGACGCGTGTGCGCGGCGACGGCTGGATGGCCGAGCGGGACGCCGACGGGCACGACACACCCAACTGA